Proteins found in one Verrucomicrobiia bacterium genomic segment:
- a CDS encoding NFACT RNA binding domain-containing protein: protein MLLYPLLTGWAARELEQKIKKARLESVRASESRKTAWLTFFDARQALEKKKFHLFFSFQSGCQLFFFAPAAEAKTRFGWESFDTELGGAYLKNVRQQGSNSIVEILFTCSDTSPSDDFSLRFILFGKDTRMEFYQPATDEKPTKSWPISVEHSPRKENGFELSLSSAEKFLNDNPETSLDEALRKALRIPSFLALELLQRAQIDGQTNFGSLSAELKTALRAAVRLLFEAENFAPTLYFEKEKLKGISPFPLSSVKVENQKQFASFLDSFSYAAVWNKLKKYEKKLEAEKEDLEKRKEKIEAELKSYENPERLRQMGDLILSAKDRIRPRASELITENWYENPAVEIRIPLDPAKTARQNAAVYFSKFQKAARALKLLPERIKETEAELEKVDKLLKRIAVKGMAEEKWLLAQELETLYPPPAVAKRQKAKEKPQIGWTFWTKDGFKFRVGRNSEENDRLTLREAGKNDLFLHASQSPGSHVILVAEKRPFSKEAILEAAAAAAYFSKARHSTKVNVDFAEVRYVQKPRKAKPGLVVLIRSKSVMVYPKKPERQKWPDKE from the coding sequence ATGCTGCTGTATCCGCTCTTGACCGGCTGGGCCGCGCGCGAATTGGAGCAAAAAATCAAAAAAGCGCGCCTGGAGTCCGTCCGCGCTTCGGAGAGCCGGAAAACCGCTTGGCTGACGTTTTTTGACGCCCGTCAGGCCCTCGAAAAGAAAAAATTCCACCTGTTTTTCTCTTTTCAATCCGGTTGTCAGCTCTTCTTTTTTGCACCGGCTGCGGAGGCGAAAACCCGTTTTGGATGGGAAAGTTTTGACACCGAGTTGGGCGGCGCCTACCTCAAGAATGTCCGCCAGCAAGGCAGTAACTCGATAGTCGAAATCTTGTTCACCTGTTCTGATACGTCGCCTAGCGATGATTTTTCGCTTCGCTTTATTCTTTTCGGCAAAGATACTCGTATGGAGTTTTATCAACCGGCCACCGATGAAAAACCAACGAAAAGCTGGCCAATCTCCGTTGAACATTCTCCCAGAAAGGAAAACGGGTTTGAACTATCGCTTTCCAGTGCGGAAAAATTCCTGAACGATAATCCGGAAACATCGCTGGACGAAGCGTTGCGCAAAGCCCTTCGAATTCCTTCCTTTCTGGCTTTGGAGCTCCTGCAACGCGCCCAAATCGATGGACAAACCAATTTTGGTTCACTGTCCGCTGAACTAAAGACAGCTCTGCGGGCAGCCGTCCGGTTGCTGTTTGAAGCAGAGAATTTTGCGCCAACCCTCTATTTCGAAAAAGAAAAACTGAAAGGCATTTCACCGTTTCCGCTTTCATCCGTCAAAGTGGAAAACCAAAAGCAGTTCGCCTCGTTTCTTGATTCGTTTTCCTATGCCGCCGTCTGGAATAAATTGAAAAAATATGAAAAGAAACTGGAAGCCGAAAAAGAGGATTTGGAAAAGCGCAAGGAGAAAATCGAAGCCGAATTGAAAAGCTACGAGAATCCCGAACGCCTGCGACAGATGGGGGACTTGATTCTATCGGCCAAGGATAGAATCCGCCCGCGTGCATCCGAGCTGATTACTGAAAACTGGTACGAAAATCCGGCGGTTGAAATCCGCATTCCGCTTGACCCGGCCAAAACGGCCAGGCAGAATGCCGCGGTCTATTTCTCCAAATTTCAAAAGGCGGCGCGGGCCTTGAAACTTTTACCTGAGCGAATCAAAGAGACCGAAGCGGAATTAGAAAAAGTCGACAAACTGCTGAAGCGGATTGCCGTGAAAGGAATGGCGGAAGAAAAGTGGCTCTTGGCACAGGAACTGGAAACTCTGTACCCACCTCCGGCTGTAGCCAAAAGACAAAAAGCCAAGGAAAAACCGCAAATCGGCTGGACGTTTTGGACGAAAGACGGTTTTAAATTCCGGGTCGGACGCAATTCGGAGGAAAACGACCGGCTGACCTTGCGCGAAGCAGGTAAGAACGATTTGTTTCTGCACGCCTCCCAATCCCCCGGCTCGCATGTGATTCTGGTGGCCGAAAAACGGCCGTTTTCAAAAGAGGCAATCTTGGAAGCCGCCGCGGCGGCGGCTTACTTTTCCAAAGCCCGCCATTCGACCAAGGTCAACGTGGACTTCGCCGAGGTGCGCTACGTCCAAAAACCCCGCAAGGCCAAACCGGGGTTGGTGGTCTTGATACGCTCAAAATCGGTGATGGTGTACCCGAAAAAACCGGAAAGGCAGAAGTGGCCGGATAAAGAATAG
- a CDS encoding YicC/YloC family endoribonuclease: MTGFGRAEVERDGHRVSAEISSLNSRFLELTFRLPRFLYGLEFTLREYLTSKLERGKVNVSVRWEEKDRPAWAFDPSQVKAFLDWLKTAKKRFKLKGDLEVEDLLYLPWWVKEDLGEAPEGALELVQEALTKAIDELNRARREEGRRLAEDFKSRLNLISREVAEIEKEIPAHKETYRQRLETRIKELLGEGKYDPVRMEQEVAMMAERSDVTEEIVRLKSHIEGFDAAVSANGPVGKRLGFFLQEMGREVNTLGSKALAATVARRVIAVKEELEKLREQVQNVE, from the coding sequence ATGACCGGCTTCGGCCGGGCAGAAGTGGAGAGGGACGGACACCGCGTATCGGCGGAAATTTCCTCTTTAAACAGCCGTTTTCTGGAACTCACTTTTCGGCTGCCGCGATTCTTGTACGGGCTAGAGTTCACCCTGCGGGAGTATTTGACTTCCAAGCTAGAACGGGGGAAGGTGAACGTCAGTGTCCGTTGGGAAGAAAAAGACCGCCCGGCCTGGGCCTTCGATCCGTCCCAAGTTAAGGCCTTTCTGGACTGGCTAAAGACGGCCAAAAAGAGATTCAAGCTGAAGGGGGATCTCGAGGTGGAGGATTTGCTCTATTTGCCGTGGTGGGTGAAGGAGGATTTGGGGGAAGCGCCGGAAGGGGCTTTGGAACTCGTGCAAGAGGCCTTGACCAAGGCGATTGACGAATTGAATCGCGCTCGCAGGGAGGAAGGACGGCGCTTGGCGGAGGATTTCAAAAGCCGCTTGAATTTGATTAGCCGAGAAGTGGCGGAAATCGAAAAGGAAATTCCAGCCCACAAGGAGACCTACCGCCAGCGGCTGGAGACGCGCATCAAGGAACTTTTGGGGGAAGGAAAGTACGACCCCGTTCGGATGGAGCAGGAGGTGGCTATGATGGCGGAGCGTTCGGATGTTACCGAGGAAATTGTCCGCCTGAAAAGCCATATCGAGGGGTTTGACGCCGCGGTATCGGCCAACGGGCCGGTCGGCAAACGGCTGGGTTTTTTTCTGCAGGAAATGGGGCGGGAGGTGAACACGCTCGGTTCCAAGGCACTGGCGGCCACCGTCGCCCGGCGAGTAATCGCCGTCAAAGAGGAACTGGAAAAACTGCGCGAGCAGGTTCAAAACGTGGAGTAA
- the gmk gene encoding guanylate kinase — MPKPLYIVVSAPSGAGKTTLVKEILKKHPQFGFSTSVTTRPPRSGEKNGREYHFISEKEFLRLRKTGKLLEWAKIHGYYYGTPAAPLKSKKNWKVVLLDVNRQGARAIKKVFPEAVLVFIFPPGWKALKTRLSGRGTESKAELRKRLIEAKREIAAARRYDYWIVNQTVTESVKRLEAILTAELSRPLRMPDGNKK, encoded by the coding sequence TTGCCCAAACCGCTGTATATCGTCGTCTCGGCTCCGTCCGGTGCCGGAAAGACGACGTTGGTCAAAGAAATTCTAAAAAAGCACCCGCAGTTCGGATTTTCCACCTCCGTGACGACGCGACCGCCACGCTCGGGGGAAAAAAACGGTCGGGAATATCACTTCATTTCGGAAAAGGAATTTTTGCGGCTGCGAAAAACAGGAAAGCTTCTGGAATGGGCCAAAATCCATGGCTATTACTATGGCACGCCCGCGGCCCCCTTGAAATCGAAAAAAAACTGGAAGGTGGTTCTTCTCGACGTCAACCGGCAGGGGGCGCGGGCGATAAAAAAGGTTTTCCCGGAAGCGGTTTTGGTTTTTATATTCCCCCCCGGTTGGAAAGCGCTAAAAACCCGGCTGTCCGGCCGGGGGACCGAATCGAAAGCGGAACTGCGAAAACGGCTGATCGAGGCCAAACGGGAAATCGCGGCCGCCCGGCGGTACGATTATTGGATTGTGAACCAAACGGTCACGGAGAGCGTAAAACGGTTGGAAGCAATACTTACTGCGGAACTTTCCCGCCCGCTGCGGATGCCCGATGGGAACAAAAAGTAG
- the topA gene encoding type I DNA topoisomerase: MAKNLVIVESPTKTKTLKKILGRDFSVLATKGHIMDLPKSRLGVDVENEFEPEYEVVAKRKEVISELKKAAKEADKIYLAPDPDREGEAIAHHVAQQLKLKKPLRASFNEITKEAVKRGIAEAGKIDVHKVEAQQARRILDRLVGYQISPLLWKTVHRGLSAGRVQSVALRLVCEREEEIEKFVPKEYWSVKAFFETTKKDVFAAKLVKIKGENFELGSKAATDKILSDIEKQKYAVSDQKIEERQKNPYPPYITSTLQQDASRRLGFSTSKTMTLAQRLYEGAEIGGETIGLITYMRTDSVRVANEAREGAAQFIQRQYGKEYLPEEPRFYKSKKGAQDAHEAIRPTYFDYPPSAVKKYLDKDLFRLYELIWNRFLASQMASAVYDALTVEVAGGDYLFRATSQNLKFPGFLAVYEELKDENGEDDEQFEIPVLKVGAPLSLNKLEPAQHFTKPPARFTEAALVRELETRGIGRPSTYASIITTIKTRHYVEVKERRLTPTDLGKTVNRILVAEFPDIFDYEFTREMEEELDSVEDGKDDWVKVLKDFYEPFEEDLAAARKKEKEIRKSTQEKSDEVCEKCGRPMVVRWGRHGKFLACSGYPECKSTKPLEGSEEAQEVTEKCDKCGSPMVVKRGRYGTFLACSAYPDCKNTKALVKSTGVKCPEKCGGELVERRSKSRRIFYSCSKYPKCKFATWDRPMPTACPKGDSNYMLAKVTKAKGEYLLCPVCKTEVAPTPAAAPVA; this comes from the coding sequence ATGGCCAAAAACTTAGTCATCGTCGAGTCGCCCACCAAGACCAAGACCTTGAAAAAGATTTTGGGGCGTGACTTTTCCGTTTTGGCGACCAAAGGGCACATCATGGATTTGCCCAAAAGCCGGCTGGGAGTGGATGTGGAAAACGAATTCGAGCCGGAATACGAAGTTGTCGCCAAGCGGAAGGAAGTCATCAGTGAACTGAAAAAAGCGGCAAAAGAAGCAGACAAAATCTATCTCGCGCCGGACCCGGACCGGGAGGGGGAGGCGATCGCCCATCATGTGGCCCAACAACTGAAGCTCAAAAAGCCGTTGCGGGCCTCATTTAACGAAATCACCAAGGAAGCGGTCAAGCGGGGGATTGCCGAGGCGGGGAAAATCGACGTTCACAAGGTGGAGGCCCAGCAGGCCCGCCGGATTTTGGATCGTCTCGTCGGTTATCAAATCAGCCCCCTTTTGTGGAAGACCGTGCACCGCGGGCTTTCCGCCGGGCGGGTACAGTCGGTTGCCCTGCGGCTTGTTTGCGAGCGGGAAGAGGAAATTGAAAAGTTCGTCCCAAAGGAATACTGGTCCGTCAAAGCGTTTTTTGAAACCACCAAGAAGGATGTTTTCGCCGCCAAACTGGTCAAAATCAAAGGGGAAAACTTTGAGCTCGGCAGCAAGGCGGCAACCGATAAGATTTTATCCGACATTGAAAAGCAAAAATACGCCGTCTCCGACCAGAAAATTGAAGAGCGGCAGAAAAACCCGTACCCCCCCTATATCACCAGCACCCTGCAGCAGGATGCCAGCCGGCGGCTCGGCTTTTCCACCAGCAAGACGATGACTTTGGCCCAACGGTTGTATGAAGGGGCGGAAATCGGCGGCGAGACAATCGGTCTCATCACCTATATGCGCACCGACTCCGTGCGGGTGGCCAACGAGGCCCGGGAGGGGGCCGCTCAATTCATCCAAAGGCAGTACGGCAAGGAGTATTTGCCGGAGGAGCCGCGCTTTTACAAGTCCAAAAAAGGGGCGCAGGACGCCCACGAGGCGATTCGCCCGACCTACTTTGATTATCCGCCGTCCGCGGTGAAAAAGTACCTCGACAAAGATTTATTCCGCCTGTACGAGCTTATCTGGAACCGGTTTTTGGCTTCGCAGATGGCTTCCGCTGTTTACGATGCCCTCACAGTGGAAGTCGCCGGCGGCGACTATCTATTTCGGGCCACGTCACAGAATCTTAAGTTCCCCGGCTTTCTGGCGGTATACGAGGAGTTGAAGGACGAGAACGGTGAGGATGACGAGCAGTTTGAAATTCCGGTATTGAAAGTCGGCGCGCCGCTTTCCTTGAACAAACTGGAGCCGGCCCAGCATTTCACCAAACCGCCGGCCCGGTTTACGGAGGCGGCTTTGGTGCGGGAGTTGGAAACGCGCGGCATCGGCCGGCCTTCCACATACGCGTCCATTATCACCACCATCAAGACCCGGCATTACGTCGAAGTCAAAGAGCGGCGGCTTACCCCCACTGATTTGGGAAAAACCGTGAACCGGATTCTGGTGGCGGAGTTTCCCGACATTTTTGATTACGAATTCACCCGCGAAATGGAGGAGGAGCTGGATTCGGTGGAGGATGGAAAGGATGACTGGGTGAAGGTTTTGAAGGATTTCTACGAGCCGTTTGAAGAGGACCTGGCGGCGGCCAGGAAAAAGGAGAAGGAGATTCGCAAATCAACCCAGGAGAAGTCGGATGAGGTGTGCGAAAAATGTGGCCGGCCGATGGTCGTGCGTTGGGGACGGCACGGGAAGTTTTTGGCCTGCTCCGGTTATCCGGAGTGCAAATCGACGAAACCACTGGAGGGTTCGGAAGAGGCCCAAGAAGTCACCGAAAAGTGCGACAAGTGCGGCTCGCCGATGGTCGTCAAGCGGGGCCGCTACGGCACCTTTCTTGCTTGCTCGGCCTATCCCGACTGCAAAAACACCAAAGCACTGGTCAAGTCAACCGGGGTGAAATGTCCCGAAAAATGTGGCGGCGAGCTGGTGGAGCGCCGCAGCAAAAGCCGGCGGATTTTCTATTCCTGCTCCAAATATCCGAAATGCAAGTTTGCCACTTGGGATCGCCCCATGCCGACCGCCTGCCCGAAAGGGGACTCGAATTATATGCTGGCAAAGGTAACCAAGGCCAAAGGGGAATATTTGCTCTGCCCGGTTTGCAAGACCGAAGTTGCCCCGACTCCGGCGGCCGCGCCGGTGGCGTAG